The Camelina sativa cultivar DH55 chromosome 18, Cs, whole genome shotgun sequence DNA window GATTATTAATGTGATTCCTTGTGTGATATAGTTCtgctttgttgatttgtagAGTGCCATATCGGTTTTGTCATCTTTGTTGGCGCTTGTCCCTGACAATTATGATTGCCTTGCAAACCTTGGAGTTGCTTATCTTCAAAGGTGAGGAGTTTGCTTCCCCTCAATTTTCTAACTTATCGTGATACTTCTCTCTAATGAACAAGTCTTCCAGTGGCGATATGGTGCTTGCAGCAAAATGTTTTCAAGATTTGGTACTGAAAGACCATAACCATCCTGCCGCTTTGATTAATTATGCTGCTGAGCTTCTCTGCAAACACAGTTCAGCTGTCGCTGGTTTGTTTCTTATCAAAGAAcctttaatttttcttctcaACCTGCCTAAGCAAAGTACACATGCAAAAGTAGAGGGAAATATTCTTATGTAATACTGTCTTTCcacttgtaacttgtaaatgTTTTTTCAATTGATGTCAGGTGCCGGGGCTAATGGTGGTACTGGTGCTTCTGAAGATCAGAAGGCATGTATGAATGTCGCAAAGGAATGTCTCTTAGCTGCTCTAAGATCAGATCCAAAGTCTGCCCATACGTGGGTGAATCTTGCTAATTCATATTATATGATGGGTGATCACAGAAGTTCTAGCAAATGTTTGGAGAAGGTGCTTTTGGCTCACTTCTTTGTTTTGAGGTTGTTCATTGTTTTCCTTATCTTAGACAGACAGGTTTCTTTTACTTGATTTCCGTTTCACTTTTTCTCAAGACATATTTGGAACTTAGTGAAAGTAATGCAATATAAGTACCCGAAAGTCCTGCATACGTACCCAATCTTTATACATTTACTTGGGAGGATTAGGGTGGACGCTGTTCCTCTGAATGGGTTGGGCATATTAGCATCTTATCTGATGAAATATAAGATAACCTTGGTTTGAATATTCTTGTTTTTACCGAACATTTGCTTGTGGTTCTGTGTCCATATTCTTCGGCCTCGATTGCAATAGGCATAGATTCAACTAGACGGAGGAAGAGACTTATGTAGCTTAATCATACCTTGTCCAAGTGAGCCATTCGACCTTGATGGCGGGTGTTCAAAATGTATTCCTGATTGTGTGATAATAAGATTCTGGTTGTAAACTCTTTGGCTTACACAGCAGTCTTGGTTATGGTTGATTGAAtttacttgtttttatttttcaggcAGCCAAGCTTGATCCCAACTGTATGGCTACTAGATTTGCTGTTGCTGTCCAACGAATCAAAGATGCGGAAAGGTCTCAGGATGCAAGCGACCAGCTTTCATGGGCTGGCAACGAGATGGCTTCAGTGATAAGAGAAGGAGAATCTGTTCCAATTGACCCTCCAATTGCTTGGGCAGGGCTTGCCATGGCTCACAAAGCACAGCATGAAATTGCAGCTGCTTTTGTTACTGACCGAAATGACTTAACGGAGATGGAAGAGCGGGCTGTGTACAGCTTAAAGCAGGTATGCTCTTACTCTGTTGCGATACTTATGAAGTCAGTTTCAGATGTTGGGTAGAATAGGAGGAAAACGGGAGAGTTGACTATTTTAGAGATAAAAGACTGATTTCCTTAAATAAGTCATTGGCACTTCTTCTGGTTTGGTCACAAGTAAAGACACACATAGATAATGAAGAGATATTGTCGCATTGAGAAATTTATTTAATCTCATTATTCTCTTCTTATTTACATTAGGCTATAACAGAAGATCCTGAAGATGCTGTCCGGTGGCACCAGCTCGGTCTTCATAGTCTTTGTTCTCAACAATATAAGGTCTCCCAAAAATACCTCAAGGCAGCAGTGGTTCGATCTAGAGAATGTAGCTATGTGTGGTCAAATCTCGGTAACACCCTCTTCAAATCGATGCTTGCATTGCTCTTAAGTTCATTGCATAACTCTTATGTGAGCTTCATGTGTTGGCTTTTAGGTATCTCACTACATTTATCAGACGAACATTCAGAAGCCGAGGAAGTATACAAGCGAGCCTTGGCTGTGTCAACAGAGGATCAAGCTCACACGATATTCTCTAACCTTGGGAACCTCTATCGACAAAAAAAGCAGTACGAAGTCTCCAAAGCAATGTTCTCAAAGGCGTTGGAACTCAAACCGGGTTATGCACCTGCATACAACAACCTTGGACTTGTGTTTGTGGCTGAACGGAGGTGGGAAGAAGCTAAGTCCTGTTTCGAGAAATCCCTTGAAGCTGATTCATTGCTTGATGCAGCACAATCTAACTTGCTTAAAGCCACAACCATGTCAAGGCTCTGTActtgcttctcttcttcaactGTTGTTCGAGATTCTTGACGTTCTGTAATACTTATTTTGTCGTTTTGTGGGTTCACAATTTATCTGTCTTGAATAGTTACTGTAAGAGGCTTTGAATCTAAAGAAACATTTGCCTACTAGTCTCCCCATTCCATAGTGTCTGGAATTTAGTTTGACAAATGGTGGTAATGTTAAATTGAATTCAATTTCATTTATCCTGAAATGTAGTGAAGACGAACAAAAATTGTATAATGTTACAAGAACAAAACTCTTTCACCCACTtgaggaaaagagaaataacTTATGATCTGGAGAATTCTCCAGAGCTATCCATTATTTGTACATTGCCAAGTAAACAAATCacaaaggatttttttttttctattttgaaaacGAGTATTCTTGTCTCTTTTATCATCTTCCTCAGCCCATCATCTACACAGAACAAACAGAGTTTCAATGGTTTAAGCAAAGTAACATCAAGATATGAGATATATTAAGGATTTAGTTTACCTTGAAGATGTCTCCAAACATCCCTTGCAAAGGATTCTTACGCTGCACCCCGTAAAACCTCTCTGCAATCTCGTCCAGCAACTTCAAAACATAACACAATTTCCGGGTTTTCATCAAAAGTGAAGGAGATATATATGGAATCAACAAGGATTATAACATGCAGAGACCAAAGAAAAGAGT harbors:
- the LOC104762460 gene encoding probable UDP-N-acetylglucosamine--peptide N-acetylglucosaminyltransferase SPINDLY, which gives rise to MDRSETIAVKHEPMTVDSSASSSAIKRPPLARPPKLVVLADLNFNPPEADDIDSSIQIPTPPIARLNNEENFQEGGTLTCKEVEPGEVDAKKSSKVGKCRSRSKIEGSSDCGVDADGDQANQGVPASREEKISNLKMGLIHVARKMPKNAHAHFILGLMFQRLGQSQKAIPEYEKAEEILLGCEPEIARPELLLLVQIHHGQCILLDGFGDTDSFKELEGDELEEILSKLKDSIKLDVRQAAVWNTLGLMLLKAGCLMSAISVLSSLLALVPDNYDCLANLGVAYLQSGDMVLAAKCFQDLVLKDHNHPAALINYAAELLCKHSSAVAGAGANGGTGASEDQKACMNVAKECLLAALRSDPKSAHTWVNLANSYYMMGDHRSSSKCLEKAAKLDPNCMATRFAVAVQRIKDAERSQDASDQLSWAGNEMASVIREGESVPIDPPIAWAGLAMAHKAQHEIAAAFVTDRNDLTEMEERAVYSLKQAITEDPEDAVRWHQLGLHSLCSQQYKVSQKYLKAAVVRSRECSYVWSNLGISLHLSDEHSEAEEVYKRALAVSTEDQAHTIFSNLGNLYRQKKQYEVSKAMFSKALELKPGYAPAYNNLGLVFVAERRWEEAKSCFEKSLEADSLLDAAQSNLLKATTMSRLCTCFSSSTVVRDS